The genomic interval TCTTCCGTTACTACTAAAGGATTTATTTCTAGCAGTGTACAATCTTTATCTACAAAACATTTATATAAATTCATAACAACCTCTACAAATTGATTTATCAACTCCTGTGGAATATTGATATTAAGGCCTATCCTCTTAGCTTGGAATTCTAATACTCCAAGTAATGGATCAATAGATTCTGTAAATATCATATCAGGCTTTTCTTTTGATATTTCTTCAATATCAGTTCCACCTTCTTCAGAAGCTATAAGAGTTATCTTTGACTTTTCTCTATCTAAAACAAAAGCTAAGTAGTATTCTTTAAAAATATCGCAACCTTCTTCAATCAAAACAGCCTTTACTTTCTTTCCTTTAGGCCCAGTTTGAGGTGTCACTAAGATTTTACCTATTAACTCTTTAGAATACTTCTTGACATCATCTATTGAATTTGCTATTTTTATACCTCCAGCCTTTCCCCTACCTCCAGCATGAATTTGTGATTTCACTACTGCAATATCAGTACCTATTCTCCAAGCAGCTCTCTCAGCATCTTCTGGATCATAAATAACTCTACCATTAGGTACTGGTATACAGAAGCTTCTCAATATCTCTTTTGCTTGATACTCATGAATATTCATACTTTTCCCTCCCATTTCTTGTAGTATAAAATGAAAAAACTCAGCAAAAATTTGCTGAGTTATTACCACGGGATTGTAGACATAAAGAAAAAAATCTTTCTATTGTTATAGAAAGAGCATTATTAATAATCAGATTAAGCACACATATTTAATACATATGAATAAATCATATGCTTAACCTACTTTTAATAGCATCTCCCCATCCTCGTGAGTAATAAACAGCTTTTCCCATTGGCAGGTCTCCTGACTTAAGAATAACAAACCTTAAACCTTCCCATACTTTTAAGTACAGTGGTAAACTTAAGGTTCTATCTATCACAGTGGCGGGACCGTGTCGGAATTCAACCGAACTTCCCTTTTAAACAATCATTAAGATTGTACCAAATGGTCACTATATTAAATTCTAAATAGATACTATCATGAAAAATTATAACTGTCAATTGATATGTCGAAAACGAAACTTTACTATACTTCTCAATGTAACTAAATCTAACAAAAATATAACAAAAATTCGAAGATAAAATCCAATAAAGAAACCATTAATACCAAATTTAGGGTTCCCAACAAGAAAATATACTAAAAGTAGTTGAATACTCATGCCTATCAATCGATTTATTGTTATAGCAGTATGTTTGTTTAGACCTTGAAGAATGCCAGAGAAAGTATGCTGTAGTGCCATAAATACAGTGCTATAGCTAAGAATTCGTAAATATTCTCCTACTTTTTTATCATTATATAGAAAAACAGCTAATGGTTCAGAGAAAAGTCTATAAAGAATAGATAATGGAATAGATATAATTAAGGTGATTTTAATAGCAAACAATATATCCGCTTTCATATTTCTATAGTTTTTCAAAGCCATTTGCTCAGATAAACTAGGAACAATATTAATAACCAGTGATTGTTAAGGGTCCTGCTATTTTTATTATTTGATTTAATATATCAATTGAATTTAATTGTATATAACAAGGATAAGAAGATTTTTTATTTTCCCTTTTATAAGCAAGTATTAGCCAAATTAATCCGAAAAACTCACCAATACTTATTCCACATATAGCTACTAAGACTCCAAATTCCAGTTCTACAGGATAAGAATAGTGGAGGAATCCTAAAACAATCAAAAACCTAGATACATTATTGATAATTTCAGAAACACTAGCTACTCCAACCTTCTTGAGTCCATAATAATATCCTCTTATAACAGAGTTAATAGATATAATAATTATTATTGGAACGAGAAAATATATAGACTGTAGCATATTTCTATTTTTAAATATTTTCTCACTGATAGGATTACTTAAACAAACAAGAATAAAGCTAAGTACAATTGAAAGGATGAAATTTAATATAATTGAAAACTTAAGTATTTGGTAAACATTTTCTTTATGATTCTTTGAATTTTCTTGTGCAACTAATTGAGATACTGCCATAGGAACTCCAGCAGTAGTTATAATCATAAATATCATAAGAACAGACATTGACATTTGAAATAGTCCCATTGCCTCTGCTCCAATTAAATTTGACAACAAAACATCATAACTAAATCCAATAAATGCTATGATGAAGTTCATTGCAGTCATTAAAATTGACCCATATACAAAGGAAGACTTTTTCAACAGATCACCTCGTCAGCTTTAGCCATATAATCATTTATATTCTTGTAAGTTTAAAGAAATACATACCTATTATTACATATATTTCAAAACCATAGTCCATAACTCCCACTTCAATTGTAAAGTTATTAATTATTAAGTTCCCAAGATTTATTGTATCAATAATCTTCTTGTATACAAACTCTACTCCACCAACTCTGGAAATAGTTTCTATAGTATCATCTTTCTCTATTGTAATGCCTAGCACATCAACCTTGTCCATTTTAAAAACAGTTCCTCCTGATCCAGTATCTATAAGTACATTGTCCAATACCATAGATTTGCCTTTATAAAAAATAGTAATTTTACAAAACGGAAATCCATATTTAAAATCTAACTTAACCATACTTTCTAACCCCAATCCAATTTCTCTCTTCTATTTTTAATTCTTTATTGTTTGTGTGATAGACATACATTTCTCTACTTTTGTCTTTTTTATGTTTTTGAGAGTATTCTTTAAGAGCATCCCTACCCTCATCAAATATATTAATCACTGAAAGTTATTCAATAACTCTTTGTCCTTCCTTAAAATATGCTTCTATGACCTCAAATAGTAACCATTTATTTGGGTGATTTACTCTTGCTTCTGACCATTTCAAAATCATCAACCTCCTTCGAAACACAAGTTCTTATTATTTATATTATACTTTATATTGAAATATTTGTCATTATAGAACGCTCGTTTTTATTGAGGTGAGCAATGTGGAAGAATTAAATTTATTTAAAAATATAATTTTCCAAGCAAGAAATACATAAATCATTGATGTCATTACCTTGACACGATGGGTTATACTTTATTTATTATATTTTGATTAAATATACTTCCTATCTTTACTTTAAAAAATTCATCTTCCCTAATCATCGCATTATAAGGCTGCGATGTAAACTCAATAATTGTGTTAACTACATGATCAAAATTAAGTTCATATCTTAATATTTTCTTACAAAAATTATCCCATCTTTTTTGCATTTCGACATCTTTAGTTAACCTTGCAATAACAGCTACAGAATCTTTTTCATATGGTGTTCCCCCACATCTAAATCATTCGAATAGTTCTTTAAAAGATAATCTGCATCAACTGTTGGACTTGTGGTAAATCCACTAATGGAATATAGTAAAAATCCACCCTTAAGAATAAGATTTTCTTTATATTTTGATTCAGAAAGTCTCCTAATAAATTCCTCTTGGCAAAATAGATTTAATAATTATTTTCGCTTTTGTCATTTTATTTCTCCCATATCAATACTGCATTTTCTAATAGTGTATCCCAATTGTTTTCCTTTTCAAAAATTTCTCTTGCATCAAAATCTGCATAGTAAATTGCGTCCACATTTTCTTTCTTATCCAATGGGAAGATAAACCTACGTTCATCACGGGTTTCTTCTTGATTAATCAACTTTCTTGTATGTGATTTTGCAAATGTTTCAGTATAATATAAAAAGATAACATTTTTTTCTTTACCGTCGATTTTGAGCGTAATAGGATGCGTAGCTGCTACAGAATAATAACTTACTCCATAATAATGAGAAACAAGCATATCGTCGTCCTGTGTTTCAATTTTAATCAACGATTCCTCATAAGGTACAACCTTATTGTGATGGAAGCTAAAAGAAAAAACTCCAAACAGGATTAAACCTGTAAGTATAATAGATAAACCTGAAATAATAAGTTTTTTATTTCTCAACTTTTTTTTGAAGCCCTTAATAAGGGGAGCTTCTTTTTCAGCTGGAATAAATATTTCTTGTTTCATTAACTTAACTTCTTTTTTACATTCTTCACAATGCTCTAAATGTTCTTCTACCATTTCCTTAGTATCATCGCTTACAACCCCATCAACATAAAGAGGTAAAATATCTTTAATTATATTACAATTGATCTCTTTCATTGTTCATCCCCTCCATATATTCAATAACTTGCTTTCTTGCTCTGTGATAAGTCACCCTTGCCCATCCAGAGCTTTTCCCAAAGAGCTTGCCTATTTTCTCAAAGGGCAATTCGCCAAACACTCGTAGAAAAAAAACTTCTTTATAGGGTTCTTCCATAGTGTGAAGA from Sporanaerobacter acetigenes DSM 13106 carries:
- a CDS encoding zf-HC2 domain-containing protein, whose amino-acid sequence is MKEINCNIIKDILPLYVDGVVSDDTKEMVEEHLEHCEECKKEVKLMKQEIFIPAEKEAPLIKGFKKKLRNKKLIISGLSIILTGLILFGVFSFSFHHNKVVPYEESLIKIETQDDDMLVSHYYGVSYYSVAATHPITLKIDGKEKNVIFLYYTETFAKSHTRKLINQEETRDERRFIFPLDKKENVDAIYYADFDAREIFEKENNWDTLLENAVLIWEK
- the sucC gene encoding ADP-forming succinate--CoA ligase subunit beta, giving the protein MNIHEYQAKEILRSFCIPVPNGRVIYDPEDAERAAWRIGTDIAVVKSQIHAGGRGKAGGIKIANSIDDVKKYSKELIGKILVTPQTGPKGKKVKAVLIEEGCDIFKEYYLAFVLDREKSKITLIASEEGGTDIEEISKEKPDMIFTESIDPLLGVLEFQAKRIGLNINIPQELINQFVEVVMNLYKCFVDKDCTLLEINPLVVTEDKQLLALDAKMNFDENGLYRNRDICNYRDLSEENEKEIEASKYGLSYISLDGNIGCVVNGAGLAMATMDTIKYYGGEPANFLDVGGGATEENVTNAFKIIISDSRVKGIFVNIFGGIMKCDVIAKGIVNATKELALNIPLVIRLEGTNMDLGMEIIKDSKLNIFTAKDMDEGTKKIISLVQ
- a CDS encoding retropepsin-like aspartic protease, which gives rise to MVKLDFKYGFPFCKITIFYKGKSMVLDNVLIDTGSGGTVFKMDKVDVLGITIEKDDTIETISRVGGVEFVYKKIIDTINLGNLIINNFTIEVGVMDYGFEIYVIIGMYFFKLTRI
- a CDS encoding oligosaccharide flippase family protein; translation: MKKSSFVYGSILMTAMNFIIAFIGFSYDVLLSNLIGAEAMGLFQMSMSVLMIFMIITTAGVPMAVSQLVAQENSKNHKENVYQILKFSIILNFILSIVLSFILVCLSNPISEKIFKNRNMLQSIYFLVPIIIIISINSVIRGYYYGLKKVGVASVSEIINNVSRFLIVLGFLHYSYPVELEFGVLVAICGISIGEFFGLIWLILAYKRENKKSSYPCYIQLNSIDILNQIIKIAGPLTITGY
- a CDS encoding MATE family efflux transporter, producing the protein MKNYRNMKADILFAIKITLIISIPLSILYRLFSEPLAVFLYNDKKVGEYLRILSYSTVFMALQHTFSGILQGLNKHTAITINRLIGMSIQLLLVYFLVGNPKFGINGFFIGFYLRIFVIFLLDLVTLRSIVKFRFRHIN